The following are encoded in a window of Chrysiogenia bacterium genomic DNA:
- a CDS encoding S8 family serine peptidase, which produces MATILVAAMAACSGNSTIILTPGMPGVPVGLEFRRAPAAMEWQNQTWADIEVRVIDGFGDPVTSADNLIALTLVSGTGTISGTQMVSAASGVATFSGLAYDTAETITLRFDSEDLDSTDNAQMVIEACTPSVPVKLGFGTPMPASALETEAWSTFTVEIQDCTGAVLTGESATVMLAQSGGEGSLSGTTSKATAAGVATFDDISYDVVEDLQVSFTASGLRPILGHGISILPLGPTGLAAWGGNGRVRLRWQPHPDAISYVVYAAGSTGLTPMSAPGTVSPGVDFCETGLSAAADRYYVVSTVAANGEGGYSGEAMATTLGGLGYNDPLLGDQWHIDNTGQDGADPCEDADVQPAWEAGNDGTGVRVVVVDTGFELDHEDLADNVLVGESYDYDSGGTNPPGGSHGTAVAGIIAAVRDNSLGGSGIAPGASILSYNLIAVDASDADEADAMSRDAVDNNVSSNSWGPYDDFGDFTAPPAVWEAAVEDAVENGRGGLGLNFFWAGGNGAPVDNSNGDGFANFWGVNAVCAAGDDGVRASYSEPGANLLVCGPSEGDSGQGITTTDREGSAGYNSGNYTSSFNGTSAATPMISGVTALMLEANPALTWRDVREILARTARMNDPTDPGWNWNGATPPMHVNHNYGFGMVDAGAAVEMADGWTPQMSSLPEEFATPLATPGDTIVDNNPAAAVSDTITVSGSGIDFIEFVQIEMTLAHDFATDLRITLTAPSGTVSVLAVPHDCFFGGQGTCDIADGWRFGSTRQMGEAADGDWTVSISDEVAGDAGVFTSWRLRFYGR; this is translated from the coding sequence TTGGCAACAATCCTCGTGGCCGCGATGGCGGCCTGCAGCGGAAACTCAACCATCATCCTGACTCCCGGCATGCCGGGCGTTCCGGTCGGGCTGGAATTCCGGCGCGCGCCGGCAGCGATGGAATGGCAGAATCAGACCTGGGCCGACATCGAGGTCCGGGTGATCGATGGTTTCGGCGATCCCGTCACCAGTGCGGACAACCTCATCGCGCTCACGCTGGTCAGCGGCACGGGTACGATTTCCGGCACGCAGATGGTCAGCGCCGCCTCCGGGGTGGCGACTTTCTCCGGGCTTGCCTACGACACTGCCGAGACGATCACCCTTCGTTTTGATTCCGAAGATCTCGATTCCACCGACAATGCGCAGATGGTGATCGAAGCGTGCACGCCTTCGGTGCCGGTGAAGCTCGGCTTTGGAACTCCGATGCCGGCCTCCGCACTGGAGACGGAGGCCTGGAGCACCTTCACCGTGGAGATTCAGGACTGCACCGGTGCGGTCCTCACCGGCGAGAGCGCGACGGTGATGCTCGCCCAATCGGGCGGCGAGGGATCGCTCAGCGGAACAACGAGCAAAGCGACGGCCGCCGGCGTCGCGACGTTTGACGATATTTCCTACGACGTGGTGGAAGATCTACAGGTGAGTTTCACCGCGTCGGGTCTGCGTCCGATCCTGGGCCACGGGATCAGCATTCTTCCACTCGGCCCGACCGGGCTGGCGGCCTGGGGCGGCAACGGGCGTGTTCGTCTTCGCTGGCAGCCCCACCCCGACGCGATCAGCTACGTCGTGTATGCCGCCGGCAGCACCGGGCTGACCCCGATGAGCGCGCCCGGCACGGTCTCACCGGGTGTGGATTTTTGCGAGACGGGACTCTCCGCCGCGGCGGATCGTTACTATGTCGTGAGTACCGTCGCGGCCAACGGCGAGGGCGGCTATTCGGGTGAAGCCATGGCGACCACGCTGGGCGGGCTCGGCTACAACGATCCGCTTCTTGGCGACCAGTGGCACATCGACAACACCGGCCAGGACGGGGCCGACCCCTGCGAAGACGCCGACGTCCAGCCCGCCTGGGAGGCCGGCAACGACGGGACGGGCGTGCGCGTGGTGGTGGTCGATACCGGTTTTGAGCTCGACCATGAAGACCTGGCAGACAACGTGCTGGTCGGGGAGAGCTACGACTACGATTCGGGCGGCACGAACCCGCCGGGCGGAAGCCATGGCACTGCCGTAGCGGGAATCATCGCGGCCGTGCGCGACAACAGCCTGGGTGGCAGCGGCATCGCTCCGGGCGCGTCGATTCTCAGCTACAACCTCATCGCCGTTGATGCGAGCGACGCGGATGAAGCGGATGCCATGAGCCGCGACGCCGTCGACAACAACGTGTCCTCCAACAGTTGGGGGCCCTATGATGATTTTGGCGACTTCACTGCGCCGCCCGCCGTGTGGGAAGCCGCCGTTGAGGATGCCGTGGAGAACGGACGCGGCGGACTCGGTCTTAATTTCTTCTGGGCAGGTGGCAATGGCGCGCCCGTCGACAACTCGAACGGCGATGGATTCGCCAACTTCTGGGGCGTCAATGCCGTCTGCGCCGCGGGAGACGATGGCGTGCGGGCTTCCTATTCCGAGCCCGGCGCGAATCTTCTGGTTTGCGGTCCCTCCGAAGGAGACAGCGGGCAGGGCATCACCACCACCGACCGGGAGGGCAGTGCGGGCTATAACTCGGGCAACTACACCAGCTCTTTCAACGGAACTTCGGCGGCAACGCCGATGATCTCGGGTGTGACGGCGCTGATGCTTGAAGCCAACCCTGCGCTGACCTGGCGCGATGTGCGCGAGATCCTTGCGCGCACCGCGCGCATGAATGATCCGACCGATCCGGGCTGGAACTGGAACGGGGCAACCCCGCCGATGCACGTCAACCACAACTACGGGTTCGGCATGGTGGATGCGGGAGCCGCGGTGGAGATGGCCGATGGCTGGACGCCGCAGATGAGCTCGCTGCCCGAGGAATTCGCAACCCCGTTGGCCACGCCCGGCGATACGATTGTCGACAACAACCCGGCTGCGGCGGTTAGTGACACAATCACCGTGAGCGGTAGCGGGATCGACTTCATCGAGTTCGTTCAGATCGAGATGACCCTGGCCCATGATTTCGCCACCGATCTGCGCATCACGCTGACCGCCCCCTCGGGAACTGTGAGCGTGCTCGCCGTGCCGCATGACTGTTTCTTTGGCGGGCAGGGGACCTGCGACATTGCGGACG